The Streptomyces sp. NBC_00775 genome includes the window ATTGTCCTCGGAGACCGTGCGCACCTCGTCCACCAGCTCCTCGACAAGGCGGAACGGCACATCGCCGGGCCGTCCGACCTTGATGCCGTCGGCCATCGTCGCCGGGTTCTCGATCGACACCGGGCGCCCGGCCGCCAGGGAGGGCGGGTACGCCGCCGCGCCCTCCGCCTGCACACCGACGATCCGTACGTCCGGACGCAGCGACTTCACCGCGAGCGCGACACCCGCGGCCAGCCCGCCGCCGCCGATCCCGACGACGATCGTGCGCACCTCGGGGCACTGCTCCAGGATCTCCAGGCCGACCGTGCCCTGGCCCGCGATGATGTCGGGGTGGTCGAAGGGGTGGATGAACACCGCGCCCGTCTCGGCCGCGTACTCCTGCGCGGCGGCCAGCGTCTCGTCGACCACCTGTCCGTGCAGCCTCACCTCGGCGCCGTAGTCGTGTGTGGCCGCGACCTTCGGCAGCGGGGCGCCGGTGGGCATGAACACCGTGGAACGCACGCCGAGCAGCGCGGAGGCCAGGGCGACGCCCTGCGCGTGGTTTCCGGCGCTCGCGGCGACGACACCCGCGGCGCGCTCCTCGGGAAGCAGCCCCGCGATCCGCACATACGCGCCGCGCAGCTTGAACGAACCCGTGCGCTGGAGGTTCTCGCACTTGAAGTGGACCGGTGCGCCCACCAGCTGGGTCAGATACCTGCTGCCCTCCATCGCGGTCACCCGCGCCACACCCGTGAGCATCTTCTGCGCGCCACGTACGTCGTCGAGAGTCACGCTGGGAAAGGAGTCAGCCGTGCTGTAGCTCATGACCACCAGTCTCGCAGTTCACGCGGGTCCCCTCCTGGTGTGACCACGCTCCGAGACCGGTTTGCGCAGCGCCGGTACGACCCGCCTCCCAGCCGCGTACCCTGTCCCCCAACCCAGCTCCCCACGCATGAATTGAGCCCCCGGCCATGCCCACAACACCAGAAATGTCGATGGACATGACGACCGTCGGTGACACCGGTCTCCTGGACACGCTTCAGCACGAGGTAGCGGTATTCGCGCGCCGTGCCGAACAGACCCGGCTCGGCGGGGTGGGGCAGGTGCGCAACTCCATGGACCGCGCCGCGTACCTGCTGCTCAACCGCCTCGACAAGGAAGGCCCGATGGGCGTCAAGGCGCTCGCCGCGAGCATGGGCATCGACTCCTCGACGGTCACCCGGCAGGTGGCCCCGCTGGTCGACACCGGGCTCGTCAAGCGCACGTCGCACCCCGAGGACGGGCGCGCGGTGGTGCTCCAGCTGTCGCCGCGCGGGCAGTCCCGGCTCGACGAAGTGCGCTCCTCCAGGCGTCAGTTGATGGCCGAGCTGACACACGACTGGGCGCCGGAGGAGCGCGAGGCGTTCTGCACGCTCCTCACGCGCTTCAACAGCGCCCTTTCCGCCCGCCAGGCCGCGCAGGGCATGCCGGTGTCGGAGCCGGAGCCGACTTCCTGAACTTCCGCGGGGCACTTCACCGTGTCCGCGGTCTCCACGCGCGCGTGGGCCACTTCCCGAGGCCTCGGCCGCGCGAAGGTGGTTGTCCGGGCTCCACGCGCGGGTGGGCGATTTCCAGCACGCGCGGGCGCCCTCCCGTGCCCCATGCGCGGGTGGGTGATTTCCAGGATCCCGGTCCCCAGGCGCGCGGGTGACATCCCAGCATCTCCACGCGCGCGTAGGTCATCCGGCGCGGGCGGCCCGATGCGCCGGCACGGCTCGCCGTGCGGCTCGCTGCCGGTTCCGCACGCGCGCGGAGATCTTTCCCCGGGCCTGCGCGCGCGACGTAAACCCCTCCCCCGCTCCCCACGCGCGCGTGCATGTGCGCCGGACTCTTGACCGGAAGGCGGCACCTGGCCTCATATGAGACCGGGTCCTTGTCGTACGCGGTGCGGCATGTCGTACGCGGCCGGGGCTCCGTTTCCCTCAGGGTCGCCCTCAGACGGGAGGCGCGGTGCGAGAACGGCATGCGTCCCAAGGCGCCCGCCGGGCCCGGGAGTTCGAGGCGTTCGTCGCGGGCGCGGCCGGGCGGCTGCTGCATGCCGCCACGCTGCTCACGGCGGAGCCCCGGGACGCCAACCCGCGTGCCCGGCGCCTGCTGACGCTGGCCCTCGCCCACACGTACGCCTCCTGGGACCGGCTGCGCGGCGAGGACCCGTACGACTGCGCGCGCCAGCAACTGGCCGTCCGCTTCGCGCGCGCGGCCTGGCATCAGCACGGGAGCTTCGGGCGGCTCCGGTTCCGTCCCTCCGCCGACACCGTCCTGGCGCGGCTCACACCCCAGGAGCGGCTGATTCTGGTCCTCAGGCTGTACGAGGGGGTCGCCGAGGAACAGACGGCGGCCCTGCTCGGGCTCCCCACGGAACGGGTCCGGGCGATCTGCGCCCGCGCGATGGCGACGCTGCTGCACCCGCCGCGGGGCCCGGCACCGACCAGGGTGGAGGTGGCACCCTCATGACTGCGCCCTCTCGGGGGACATCCCCCGGACCCCCGGCAGCGGAAACAAGCCGGACCGCTCGTCCGGCGCGCCCTGCGCGAGGTGATCTTCCGTGAACCGGCCCGAGCGCGAGGCGGCCGTACGGCGGATGCTGGAGCAGGCGCCGCCCCCGGTACCGCCCGACCTGTACGCGGACGTCGTACGCCGTGGCGGGCGCATGCTGCGCCGCAGGACGGTGGCCCGGCGTCTGATGTGGCTGCTGCTGTTCGCCGCGGCCGTCGCCTTCATCGTCTGGGCGTTGATGGCCCGTCCGTGGGTGGAGCCGCCGTCGGAGACGACTCCACCGCTGACGGGCTGGTAGGCCTGCCGGCCGGCAGGCCTCCTGATGCCTAGCCGAGGGCCTGCTGGAGGTCCTGGAGCAGGTCGTCGACGTTCTCGATGCCCACGGAGAGACGTACGAGGTCGGCGGGGACCTCGAGCGCCGAACCGGCCGCCGACGCGTGTGTCATGCGTCCCGGGTGCTCGATCAGGGACTCGACACCGCCC containing:
- the ilvA gene encoding threonine ammonia-lyase; amino-acid sequence: MSYSTADSFPSVTLDDVRGAQKMLTGVARVTAMEGSRYLTQLVGAPVHFKCENLQRTGSFKLRGAYVRIAGLLPEERAAGVVAASAGNHAQGVALASALLGVRSTVFMPTGAPLPKVAATHDYGAEVRLHGQVVDETLAAAQEYAAETGAVFIHPFDHPDIIAGQGTVGLEILEQCPEVRTIVVGIGGGGLAAGVALAVKSLRPDVRIVGVQAEGAAAYPPSLAAGRPVSIENPATMADGIKVGRPGDVPFRLVEELVDEVRTVSEDNLSSALLLCLERAKLVVEPAGASPVAALLREPGAFEGPVVALLSGGNVDPLLMQRILRHGMAAGGRYLAVTLRLTDRPGALATLLGVLSVADANVLDVSHVRTDPRLGLTEVEVELHLETKGPEHCAEVNLALREAGYTVID
- a CDS encoding MarR family winged helix-turn-helix transcriptional regulator, whose protein sequence is MSMDMTTVGDTGLLDTLQHEVAVFARRAEQTRLGGVGQVRNSMDRAAYLLLNRLDKEGPMGVKALAASMGIDSSTVTRQVAPLVDTGLVKRTSHPEDGRAVVLQLSPRGQSRLDEVRSSRRQLMAELTHDWAPEEREAFCTLLTRFNSALSARQAAQGMPVSEPEPTS
- a CDS encoding sigma factor-like helix-turn-helix DNA-binding protein — protein: MRERHASQGARRAREFEAFVAGAAGRLLHAATLLTAEPRDANPRARRLLTLALAHTYASWDRLRGEDPYDCARQQLAVRFARAAWHQHGSFGRLRFRPSADTVLARLTPQERLILVLRLYEGVAEEQTAALLGLPTERVRAICARAMATLLHPPRGPAPTRVEVAPS